TAGCATTTGCTCAGGAGGGGAATGTTTGCTACCATATATAAAGAAATAGAGTATGCGATACCTAACGCAGTATTATGGAGGTTATCATGACAAACAATTATAATTTAGGAATCGATATCGGTTCTACTACGGTAAAGATTGTAATTATAAATAAAGAAGGGGAGCTTCTTTTTTCTGATTATGAAAGACATTATGCAAATATACAGGAAACTCTCGCAGGATTAATGAAAAAGGCCATGGAATTATTCGGTGACTTAACCGTATCCGCTGTTATCACAGGATCAGGCGGTCTTACAATTTCAAAACACTTGGATGTTCCCTTCGTTCAAGAGGTAGTGGCAGTTTCAACATCCTTGCAGGATTATGCTCCTCAAACTGATGTAGCCATTGAGCTTGGTGGAGAGGATGCTAAGATAATCTATTTCACGAATGGTATTGAGCAACGAATGAATGGTATCTGTGCCGGTGGTACTGGTTCTTTTATTGATCAGATGGCAAGCTTATTAAGAACGGACGCTGCCGGACTTAACGAATATGCAAAAAGCTATAAGGCAATCTATCCTATCGCGGCAAGATGTGGTGTATTTGCCAAGACGGACATACAACCTCTGATTAATGAAGGCGCTACGAAGCCGGATCTTTCTGCCTCCATATTCCAAGCCGTGGTTAATCAGACCATCAGCGGACTGGCATGTGGTAAACCAATTCGTGGAAATGTTGCATTTTTAGGTGGACCGCTCCATTTCCTAACAGAATTAAAAAATGCATTTATTCGGACCTTAAATCTCACGGAAGATCAGGTAATTGCACCGGAGCACTCCCATCTGTTTGCTGCAATTGGTGCTGCAATGAATTCAAAAGCAGATATCAACACCGAATTATCCAAACTTTATGAACGATTATCCCAGGGTATCAAGATGGATTTCGAAGTAAATCGTATGGTGCCGCTGTTCCGAAACGAAGAAGAATATAAGGAATTTCAAAAGAGACATTCTGTACATACCGTAAAAAAAGGGGATTTAAAAACCTATGAAGGAAATTGCTATCTTGGAATTGATGCTGGTTCTACAACCACTAAGGTAGCGCTGGTAGGCGAAGATGGTTCCTTACTGTACTCATTCTATAGCAATAATAACGGAAGCCCGTTAAAAACAACAATTCGATCGATCAAAGAAATATATGATATTCTGCCTGAGAAGGCTCATATTGTACGCTCCTGTTCTACTGGATATGGAGAAGCATTAATCAAGGCCGCCCTAATGCTTGATGAGGGTGAGGTCGAAACTGTGGCGCATTATCATGCGGCTGCATTCTTCGAGCCTGAGGTTGATTGTATTCTTGATATTGGTGGTCAGGATATGAAGTGTATTAAAATAAAAAATCACACCGTGGATAATGTACTTCTAAACGAAGCCTGCTCCTCCGGTTGTGGTTCCTTTATTGAGACCTTTGCGAAATCTCTTAATTACGAGGTAGAGGACTTTGCAAAGGTAGCACTCTATGCAGAAAATCCGATTGACCTTGGTACCAGATGTACGGTCTTTATGAACTCAAAGGTAAAACAGGCTCAAAAGGAAGGTGCTACTGTCGCTGATATCTCTGCTGGTCTGGCGTATTCCGTTATAAAGAATGCTCTGTATAAGGTTATAAAAATAACCAACCCGAAGGATCTTGGCGAAAAGATGGTAGTACAAGGTGGTACCTTCTATAACGATGCTGTTTTACGAAGCTTTGAGACAATATCCGGTTGTAATGCAGTTCGTCCTGATATAGCAGGAATTATGGGAGCCTTCGGAGCCGCTCTGATTGCTCGTGAGCACTATGATGGTGAGGTAAGCACCATGCTTACTATTGATCAGATTAATGAGTTAAAATTCGAGACTTCCCTTGCCCGCTGTAAGCGTTGTACGAATAACTGCTTGTTAACCATTAATAAGTTCACTGGTGGCAGACAGTTTATCACCGGTAACCGCTGTGAGCGTGGCCTTGGTAAGGAGAAGAACACAGATAACATACCAAACTTATTTGAATATAAATTACAGCGTTACTTCTCCTATTTCTCTTTACCTGAGGATAAGGCACCACGTGGTGTTGTTGGTATTCCGAGAGTTCTTAATATGTATGAAAACTATCCTTTCTGGCATACCTTCTTTACCGAATTAGGATACCGAATTATATTAAGTCCTACCTCCAGCCGAAAAATCTATGAGCTTGGTATAGAATCCATTCCCAGCGAATCAGAGTGTTATCCTGCGAAGCTGGTGCATGGGCATGTGAAATGGTTAATCGATCAGGGTGTGAAATACATCTTCTATCCAAGTATTCCTTATGAACGTAAGGAAGTGGATGGAGCTAACAACCATTATAATTGTCCTATTGTAACATCCTATCCGGAAAACATAAAAAACAATGTAGAAGAACTA
The nucleotide sequence above comes from Variimorphobacter saccharofermentans. Encoded proteins:
- a CDS encoding 2-hydroxyacyl-CoA dehydratase, encoding MTNNYNLGIDIGSTTVKIVIINKEGELLFSDYERHYANIQETLAGLMKKAMELFGDLTVSAVITGSGGLTISKHLDVPFVQEVVAVSTSLQDYAPQTDVAIELGGEDAKIIYFTNGIEQRMNGICAGGTGSFIDQMASLLRTDAAGLNEYAKSYKAIYPIAARCGVFAKTDIQPLINEGATKPDLSASIFQAVVNQTISGLACGKPIRGNVAFLGGPLHFLTELKNAFIRTLNLTEDQVIAPEHSHLFAAIGAAMNSKADINTELSKLYERLSQGIKMDFEVNRMVPLFRNEEEYKEFQKRHSVHTVKKGDLKTYEGNCYLGIDAGSTTTKVALVGEDGSLLYSFYSNNNGSPLKTTIRSIKEIYDILPEKAHIVRSCSTGYGEALIKAALMLDEGEVETVAHYHAAAFFEPEVDCILDIGGQDMKCIKIKNHTVDNVLLNEACSSGCGSFIETFAKSLNYEVEDFAKVALYAENPIDLGTRCTVFMNSKVKQAQKEGATVADISAGLAYSVIKNALYKVIKITNPKDLGEKMVVQGGTFYNDAVLRSFETISGCNAVRPDIAGIMGAFGAALIAREHYDGEVSTMLTIDQINELKFETSLARCKRCTNNCLLTINKFTGGRQFITGNRCERGLGKEKNTDNIPNLFEYKLQRYFSYFSLPEDKAPRGVVGIPRVLNMYENYPFWHTFFTELGYRIILSPTSSRKIYELGIESIPSESECYPAKLVHGHVKWLIDQGVKYIFYPSIPYERKEVDGANNHYNCPIVTSYPENIKNNVEELRDPSIVFDNPFLSFESEEILRNRLVEIFAEKPGISASEVKQAFTAAWNELSVARDDMRKKGEETMAYLNASGRKGIVLAGRPYHIDPEIHHGIPELINSYGVAVLTEDSISHLGEVDRPTIVVDQWMYHSRLYAAASFVRTQSNLELIQLNSFGCGLDAVTTDQVCDILTKSGKIYTVLKIDEVNNLGAARIRIRSLLSAVRERQAKHIEPKVVDTAHHRVIFTEEMRETYTILAPQMSPIHFDLLEPALRSGGYNVVVLPNDNRRAVDVGLQYVNNDACFPSLMVVGQIMDALLSGKYDLNKVAVMITQTGGGCRATNYIGFIRRALEKAGMQQIPVISLSASGLEKNPGLKITPKLLIKAMEALVYGDVFMRVLYRTRPYEKEPGSANALHQKWCDICIKSLENGGWSTFKKNIRQIVKEFDELPIHEDMKKPKVGVVGEILVKFLPSANNYLVELLESEGAEAVVPDLLDFFLYCAYNNNFKTRYLGKKKSSARISNLIIWALENLRKEAKKALAESKRFAPPVPIKTLAEYAEPVVSTGNQTGEGWFLTGEMLELIHSGVHNIVCTQPFACLPNHIVGKGVIKELRRQHPEANIVAVDYDPGASEVNQLNRIKLMLATAVKNMNKA